DNA from Canis lupus baileyi chromosome 6, mCanLup2.hap1, whole genome shotgun sequence:
CCAGTTGAGAATGGAGGCCTTTCTTACCTTCTGCGTGGCTTGGTGAGTGCTTTTAAAGCACCTGTTCTGACCAGCTGTGCATTTGTGACCAGAGGAAGCAGGTTCCAGCCTCAGTATCAGAGATTTCAGTTAGATTCAGGGAAAGGCTTCCTGGCTGCCAGCCACACCATGAGAGAGCCCCTGGCAGGCTCTGGCTTGGGCAAAAGAGCCTGGGGAGAGTGGTGAGAGGGGCCCACCTTTGGCCCCTCCTCCTGGTCCCTGGGAGCTCACTGAGCCTGGCTCCCTCACCCAGCTGGCAGCCAAGGAGGCAAAGCTGCGGGACCTGGAGGACTCACTAGCCCGTGAGCGTGACACCAGCCGGCGGCTGCTGGCCGATAAGGAAAGGGAGATGGCGGAGATGCGGGCGAGGATGCAGCAGCAGCTGGACGAGTACCAGGAGCTGCTGGACATCAAGTTGGCCCTGGATATGGAGATCCATGCCTACCGCAAGCTCCTGGAGGGCGAGGAGGAAAGGTGGGTCGgggaggagctgggggggggggtggtgccAGCCAGCGCCGCCCATGGCCCATGGCCCACCTTGACAAGGCCCCTCTGTGTCCCCCTTGCCAGGCTGCGACtatcccccagccccacctcgcAGCGCAGCCGTGGCCGCGCCTCCTCCCACTCATCGCAGACGCAGGGCACGGGCAGCATCACCAAGAAGCGCAAACTGGAGTCTTCCGAGAGTCGCAGCAGCAGCTTCTCCCAGCACGCTCGTACCAGCGGGCGCGTGGCTGTGGAGGAGGTGGATGAGGAGGGCAAGTTTGTGCGGCTGCGGAACAAGTCCAGTGAGGTAGGCGCCCCAGGTCCGGGAGGGAGAAAACCCGAAGGGAAAGGATGGCGTTTGGACAGAGGGTGTCCCTCCCAGTGGCAGACCAGGGCCAGTGTGTCCCTCCACACTCAGGGGTGACTCCACGTCTCCCCCCTGGCACTGAGACCAAGCGAGCTGTCCAACCCCTCTGAGTGTCCATGTCCTCACCTGTGGGATGGATGTAAACAACAGTCCCTCGGTCCTTGGGTTGTGGGATATTGAGAGTGTTGAGTGTGCCCAGTAGCGCCTGAGTGTCCATAGACTGCGGTGTTATCCTTGATGGGCCTAGCCCATGAGCGAGATTGGCCTGGGAGACTGAAGAAGCCTCCCCCACTGTCCCCTCCCTTCCTTGCTGGCAGGACCAGTCCATGGGCAATTGGCAGATCAAGCGCCAGAATGGAGATGACCCCTTGCTGACCTATCGCTTCCCACCAAAGTTCACCCTGAAGGCTGGGCAGGTGGTGACGGTGAGTGGCAGGAGTCCTCACATGGTACCCTGGGGTGGCCAGAGGTGAGGAGAAGGGATGGGTCCAAGCATGGGCATGCTGAACTGAGCAGCCTTCTCTAAACTGCCTCCCTAGATCTGGGCTGCAGGAGCTGGGGCCACCCATAGTCCCCCTACTGACTTGGTATGGAAGGCGCAGAACACTTGGGGCTGCGGAAACAGCCTGCGCACGGCTCTCATCAACTCCACTGGGGAAGTGAGTATGCTGCAGGCTGGCCTCTGTCTGGACAGGGCTCCCCCTGGGCCAAACTGGGAGCCAGCAGCACCGAACCCCAGGGAGCCGGTTCCAGGCCACTGTGTCCTGACTCCCTCTGCTGCAACCCCAGGCCCCAAGTGCTCCCCTCACTGGTCATCAAACCCAAAGATGCCTCCCCAATGGGGCATGAGGGGTGGAAGGTAGATAGCAGGGATTGGATCCTTAAAGGCAGGACCACACTCCTACCCGGGAGTCTGACGATGTCCCTCCTTTGCCCCAGTGCTACAGACGGCAGACCACAGGTGGTCAGTGTGAGTGGTGGTACTGTATACCCCTCCCCCAGCTTTCATCCCCTAACCCCTGGGTCTGGGCCCATGTCCCTGGCAGGAGGTGGCCATGCGCAAGCTGGTGCGCTCCGTGACCGTGGTCGAGGacgatgaggatgaggatggagaTGACCTGCTCCATCACCACCATGTGAGTGGCAGCCGCCGCTGAGGCCGAGCCCACACTGGGGCACCCAGCCAGGCCTCCCCTTGCCAAAAATCTTTTCATTAAAGAATGTTTTGGAACTTCATGCGCTGCCCTGGCTTTTCTTCTGTCCTCCCTGTAtcttgaacagggagcccaggtGTCTGGGTGCCCTAGGCTGGTAAGGATGGGAGTGGGAACTTCCTGATGCCATGGAGCACTCTCTTTGGAGCAGTGGACAGGGTCTGGATTTGTCTCTTGGAGAGGGGACGGGAGGACAGATGTGGGGcgcccagccctgcctctcccccccatTCCTGTCAGACGCAtttcctttctcatctcttcCCCATTTCTGTTGCATGTGCTGTTCTCATTTCTCCTGTCTGTTCCTGCAAGAATGTACCCTTCCCACCTCCCGCGCCCCACTTATTTTGCATGCTTGCTGCTCTACGAGCTTGCtcactctcctctccctcttcagcTTTGAGGGTCTGGGACAGAGCCCAGCCACAGCTCCAGTCCCCTTTCCCCAAGTCTTCCTgaccctctgccctcccaggtCATCCCCTCCTCCCGGGGCTGGGGCCCTCCATCTGGGGCCTGGAGCACAGAACCCCGCCGTCCTGCCTGGTGGCGGTGTGAGCAGGAGTACAGAGCCGGGGCTGGGCCATCCCGCCTGAGCCTTGTCTTCCTTCTCAGGGCTCCCACTGCAGCAGCTCGGGGGACCCCGCCGAGTACAACCTGCGCTCGCGCACCGTGCTGTGCGGGACTTGCGGGCAGCCTGCAGACAAGGCTTCCGCCAGCAGCTCGGGAGCCCAGGTGGGCGGATCCATCTCCTCTGGCTCTTCCGCCTCCAGTGTCACAGTCACCCGCAGCTACCGCAgtgtggggggcagtgggggtggcAGCTTCGGGGACAGCCTGGTCACCCGCTCCTACCTCCTGGGCAGCTCCAGCCCCCGAACCCAGGTGAGTTGTCCCTGTGCCTCTGCACCTGCAAGCAGAGGACCCTGGTCCTTGAGGGTTAGGATGAGGGAGCCCTGTGGGGGGGGGAGGCCTTCTCTCCCGCAACCCGGGGGAGTGGGAGCCTCCTCCCCTCAGCCCAAGGTCCTAGGCAGTCGCTTCTGCATCCTGCCCCTCCTGTCTGAGCCCCAGACtagagggcaggggcggggctggggggctggggagggccagGGGCCTAGCCCTGCTGTTCACatctctcctcccccactcctATCTCTCTCTCAGAGCCCCCAGAACTGCAGCATCATGTGATCTGGGACCTGCCAGGCCGGGTGAGGGTGGAGGCTGCCTGCCTCCTTTCTGCCTCACGCCCACCCTGCCCACACCGGCCCAGCACCTCATGGGAGGGGCTTGAAGCCAAAGAAAATACccctttggtttttttcttccatgttttgttttttttctaagagaagtTATTTTCTACAGTGGTTTTATACTGAAggaaaaacacaagcaaaaaaaaaaaaaaaagcatctatgTCAATCTCCCCTGCTTTTGGGAAACTCCACATCTGCCTTAAAACCAAAGAAAGCTTCCTCCAGAAGCCAAGGGAAAGGGATGCTCCTACAGAACCTagtttctgcttctctgctgCTCCCGtctgccacccccaccctggggacCCAGTGAACATGGTGCCTGAGAGGCAGCTCTGGAGTCCTCCCAGCCAGCCTCTGAGGGGGGCGTTgggccagcccccacccccacccccccgcccccgttctACTACACCTGGCTGAggctcctctgcctgccccacccccaccccacccctgccctcagccccggggtgaCTAGTCCTGCCAGGTACCAGCTATGcttgctttttctgtattttatttagacAAGAGATGGGAatgaggtgggagaggggggaagagagGTTCTTTCAGGCTGCCTCACCTGGAAGCTGGAAGCCTGGGCTCTGCTCAGTCACTGGAGGTCAAGGTCAAGTGGGTGTAGGGTAGAATGGAGAGGGAGGGTAGTAGACAGGGTGGGAGCCGGCTGTGGAAGAGGAAGGTGAGAAGAGGTAGAGGGTGTGTGTCCGTGGTTTTGGCAAACACTAAAGTCCCTGGCCTCCCCATTTCCCATCTGCATTCCCTTTCTCCCCCCAGATCAATACACTAGTTATTTCTATCCCTGGCTGCCTTGGTATCTGTCTTTGTCAGTGGGCGTCACCGTGTGCCCTGAGGGccagacacatacacatacaaccCTCACATGCTCACCCTCGTCTTCGTGCACACTGCTGCCCGGCCTCGCCCTTGCTCTGGGGGAGGTTAGCTGAAGCCCCCCACTGCCCGTGCACTTCAGACACATATCCAGGTTTTCTGGTGGCTGATGCAGAGCAACTTGGGCATAAGCAGTGCCTGGTCCTGTGGAAGGCCCTTGGAGAGGTCGATTTCTTCAACCTGCCAGCACCCACCTGAGCCCTGACCACCTTCTCTCCATGGGGCCCTGGGGTCAGCTCTAACTCTGAGGCATAAGACAGGGATGGGAATGCGGCCTGAGGGCAGTGTTGTGTCAGGACCCCGGCAAGTGAGCAGGAAGGACAGTGGAGGGGCTGGCCAGGATAGAAGGAAAGCAGCAGGACTTACCTGCAAGTGAGCAGTTGGTGTCCCTTGCTCGGGGGAAGGGAAACAAACGTGTGGTGACAGAGCAGGagcctggcgggggcgggggtgggggttgaggggGTGGTCAGAGGGGTTCCTGAGCTCTGGCAAGCAGTCTGGCTCTGGCCCTTCGTGGATTGCACAGCATCTCCGCCCTCTTCCATTCCACCCTGGTAGTCTTGAGACGTCCTGTCTCCTTTGCCCCTGGGAGTGGGGGCCCTGAGCTAGCTGCCAGGCCCACGCAGTGGCAGGTGGCcaggatcccagggctctggctgCAACCCCCGCCCCTGTGACATCACGCTCCCCCTGAACAAAAGGTAGCGTTGCTCAAGTATAAGTTTATGCTCCCTGGGGAAGGAGAGTCAGCCGCAGTGAATAGTCGGTGAGAAAGAGCATGTCTGCGATGATGAAGACACCACTGTGAGGGAGGGGACAAGCCCTCCCAGG
Protein-coding regions in this window:
- the LMNA gene encoding lamin; this translates as METPSQRRATRSGAQASSTPLSPTRITRLQEKEDLQELNDRLAVYIDRVRSLETENAGLRLRITESEEVVSREVSGIKAAYEAELGDARKTLDSVAKERARLQLELSKVREEFKELKARNTKKEGDLMAAQARLKDLEALLNSKEAALSTALSEKRTLEGELHDLRGQVTKLEAALGEAKKQLQDEMLRRVDAENRLQTLKEELDFQKNIYSEELRETKRRHETRLVEIDNGKQREFESRLADALQELRAQHEDQVEQYKKELEKTYSAKLDNARQSAERNSNLVGAAHEELQQSRIRIDSLSAQLSQLQKQLAAKEAKLRDLEDSLARERDTSRRLLADKEREMAEMRARMQQQLDEYQELLDIKLALDMEIHAYRKLLEGEEERLRLSPSPTSQRSRGRASSHSSQTQGTGSITKKRKLESSESRSSSFSQHARTSGRVAVEEVDEEGKFVRLRNKSSEDQSMGNWQIKRQNGDDPLLTYRFPPKFTLKAGQVVTIWAAGAGATHSPPTDLVWKAQNTWGCGNSLRTALINSTGEEVAMRKLVRSVTVVEDDEDEDGDDLLHHHHGSHCSSSGDPAEYNLRSRTVLCGTCGQPADKASASSSGAQVGGSISSGSSASSVTVTRSYRSVGGSGGGSFGDSLVTRSYLLGSSSPRTQSPQNCSIM